One Candidatus Saccharibacteria bacterium RAAC3_TM7_1 genomic region harbors:
- a CDS encoding hypothetical protein (RAAC3_TM7_1_602), whose translation MSYYQSTTYNRRHQSWSRNQNTTRFASSIKLGPVTHTVLVALMITVLGLIYLTQATKATSYDYEAQKIDSKISQLTTEKTDLEVENARLTALSTVRSSDVAKAMTKPTSTEYVNN comes from the coding sequence ATGTCATATTATCAATCCACCACCTATAATCGTCGCCATCAGAGCTGGAGTCGCAACCAGAATACTACACGGTTTGCTTCGAGTATCAAACTTGGCCCAGTGACCCATACGGTGCTTGTCGCACTTATGATCACTGTACTGGGCTTGATCTATTTGACCCAGGCGACCAAAGCAACCAGCTACGACTACGAAGCGCAAAAAATTGACAGCAAGATTAGTCAGCTTACGACTGAGAAGACTGATCTTGAAGTCGAAAATGCACGGCTTACCGCTCTCAGTACGGTACGTAGTAGCGATGTTGCCAAGGCTATGACTAAGCCGACCAGTACCGAATACGTCAACAACTAA
- a CDS encoding S-adenosyl-methyltransferase MraW (RAAC3_TM7_1_601) encodes MSIKEHPPQDETNTTPHLHVPVLLQQTLQAFDPQPDESYLDLTAGYAGHASAILERTKNYSNTVLVDRDSNAIDSLQSFANQGVRLLHTDFVSAARQLGEEGKQFDIILVDLGVSSPQLDRAERGFSFTNSGPLDMRMDDRMVKTAELVVNTYSERNLIRIIVEYGEEAHGFARRIAKAIVQARPFHTTKELADLILKQHRGSWQKIHPATRTFQALRIEVNDELSQVRELMPLIPQLLTKGGRVGIISFHSLEDRIVKQYFKQEAGAGYESSLDIVTRKPVSGATDDVHNPRARSAKLRVAVKK; translated from the coding sequence GACGAATACCACGCCTCACTTACATGTTCCGGTCTTGCTACAGCAGACGCTTCAAGCGTTTGACCCGCAGCCCGATGAGAGCTATTTAGACCTCACGGCTGGCTATGCGGGTCACGCGTCGGCGATTCTGGAGCGGACTAAAAACTATAGCAATACGGTGCTCGTTGATCGTGATAGTAACGCGATTGACAGCCTACAGTCGTTTGCCAACCAAGGAGTGCGTCTGCTGCACACCGATTTCGTCAGCGCCGCCAGGCAACTCGGCGAAGAAGGTAAGCAGTTCGATATCATCTTAGTGGACCTAGGGGTGTCATCACCGCAGCTCGATAGGGCTGAGCGAGGTTTTTCTTTTACAAATAGTGGTCCCCTCGACATGCGGATGGACGATCGGATGGTTAAAACGGCCGAATTGGTCGTCAATACCTACTCCGAACGAAATCTCATCCGGATCATCGTCGAATACGGGGAGGAAGCTCACGGTTTTGCCCGACGCATTGCGAAAGCGATTGTTCAGGCCAGACCGTTCCACACAACAAAAGAACTAGCCGACCTCATCCTCAAACAGCACCGTGGCTCGTGGCAGAAAATCCATCCGGCTACGCGCACCTTTCAAGCACTCCGCATCGAAGTCAACGACGAACTGTCACAGGTTCGGGAACTGATGCCGCTCATCCCGCAGCTTCTTACCAAAGGAGGCAGGGTAGGGATCATCAGCTTCCACAGCCTGGAAGACCGCATCGTTAAACAGTACTTCAAACAAGAAGCCGGGGCTGGCTATGAATCAAGCCTCGATATTGTGACAAGAAAGCCAGTAAGCGGAGCCACCGACGACGTTCACAACCCGCGCGCGCGTAGTGCCAAACTCCGCGTCGCCGTGAAAAAATAA